One Candidatus Binatus sp. genomic window carries:
- a CDS encoding ferredoxin family protein encodes MAAEVKGPSDIAKPTGLANFLGPPKLLGRDDKLATLVIKVDEGSPHLKIIDQGVCLKCIEKPCTVTCPVENYKVEDNGHTTIYWSNCIECGTCRIICPFHNISWRYPSGGFGMTYRYG; translated from the coding sequence ATGGCAGCGGAAGTCAAAGGCCCATCCGACATTGCGAAGCCCACCGGGTTGGCGAACTTCCTAGGCCCGCCCAAGTTGCTCGGCCGCGATGACAAACTCGCGACCCTGGTGATAAAGGTGGACGAAGGAAGTCCGCACCTCAAGATCATCGATCAGGGGGTCTGCCTCAAATGCATCGAGAAACCCTGCACGGTGACATGCCCGGTTGAAAACTACAAAGTCGAGGACAACGGTCACACGACGATATACTGGAGCAACTGTATCGAGTGCGGCACCTGCCGGATCATCTGCCCGTTCCACAACATCTCGTGGCGATACCCAAGTGGCGGATTCGGCATGACCTACCGCTACGGCTGA
- a CDS encoding APC family permease, with product MSLIDTILGRRLASSEAGQQRIGTAAGVPTFGLDALSSAAYGPEAALTVLLPLGAAGLTFILPITVAIAILLGIIYISYRQTIAAYPSGGGSYTVARENLGTNASLLAAAALMTDYVLNVAVGISAGIGALISAVPALQPYTLMLCLVILILLTFVNMRGIGEAGTLFMLPTCAFILSLGAIVFWGIFATISSGGHPHPVVSPAHLAKATEAVGAWVLLRAFASGCTAMTGVEAVSNGVQAFREPVVPAARRTLTIIIVILMVLLLGIAYLAHAYHIGATQPGTSQYQSVLSQLIAAVAGRGIFYWVSIVSILLVLCLSANTSFADFPRLCRAVAEDGYLPRSFGNQGRRLVYSEGISLLAILSGVLLLVFDGVTDRLIPLFAVGAFLAFTLSQSGMVAHWWKKQERGARASMAVNGLGATATAVTVVVVAVVKFMAGAWMVVLLVPSLVVLMLAVGRHYRRIDRETAAPGNLKLDNLQEPIVIVPIIEWSTIAKNALRFAMTLSREVEVLHIESEESTNSLKRVWPSRVEEPAREAKQTVPRLTVLKSPFRFVVQPIIDHVLEIERKNPDRTIAVLLPELVERQWYQYFLHNQRARILAARLLTQGTHRIVIVNVPWYLR from the coding sequence ATGTCACTGATCGATACGATTCTTGGACGCCGGCTTGCCTCCAGCGAGGCGGGCCAGCAACGCATCGGAACCGCCGCCGGCGTGCCGACCTTCGGACTCGATGCGCTCAGTTCCGCCGCATATGGTCCCGAGGCGGCACTGACCGTGCTGCTGCCGCTCGGTGCTGCGGGACTGACGTTCATCCTTCCGATCACCGTGGCCATCGCCATTCTGCTCGGCATCATCTACATCAGTTACCGGCAGACCATCGCGGCGTATCCCAGCGGCGGCGGCTCCTATACGGTCGCGCGCGAAAACCTCGGCACGAACGCCAGTCTTCTGGCCGCGGCCGCCCTGATGACGGACTACGTGCTGAATGTCGCGGTCGGAATCTCGGCCGGCATCGGCGCGTTGATCTCGGCCGTACCGGCCCTTCAGCCTTACACACTCATGCTATGCCTCGTCATTCTGATTCTGCTGACCTTCGTGAATATGCGCGGCATCGGCGAGGCGGGCACGCTGTTCATGCTGCCGACCTGCGCCTTCATTCTGAGCCTCGGCGCGATTGTGTTCTGGGGTATCTTTGCAACGATTTCCTCGGGCGGGCATCCGCACCCCGTGGTTTCCCCGGCGCATCTCGCCAAAGCCACCGAAGCCGTGGGCGCGTGGGTGCTGTTACGCGCGTTCGCGAGCGGCTGCACCGCAATGACGGGCGTCGAGGCGGTCAGCAACGGCGTTCAGGCGTTTCGCGAGCCCGTAGTGCCGGCCGCGCGCCGCACTCTCACGATCATCATTGTCATCCTGATGGTGCTGCTGCTCGGCATCGCCTACCTCGCGCATGCCTACCACATCGGCGCGACCCAACCGGGGACCTCACAGTACCAGAGCGTTCTATCTCAATTGATCGCCGCGGTCGCCGGCCGGGGAATCTTTTACTGGGTAAGCATCGTTTCGATTCTGCTGGTGCTGTGCCTGTCGGCGAATACTTCATTTGCCGACTTCCCGAGACTTTGCCGCGCCGTGGCCGAGGACGGCTATCTGCCTCGCTCGTTCGGCAACCAGGGGCGGCGGCTGGTCTACTCGGAGGGCATCTCGCTCCTGGCGATCCTATCCGGAGTCCTGCTGCTGGTGTTTGACGGTGTCACCGACCGGCTGATTCCGCTGTTCGCAGTCGGAGCCTTTCTGGCCTTCACCCTGTCGCAGAGCGGGATGGTCGCGCATTGGTGGAAGAAGCAGGAGCGCGGTGCGCGCGCCAGCATGGCGGTGAACGGGCTGGGCGCAACTGCCACTGCCGTGACGGTAGTGGTCGTGGCTGTCGTCAAGTTTATGGCCGGCGCCTGGATGGTGGTGCTGCTGGTGCCGTCGCTGGTCGTCCTGATGCTCGCGGTCGGCCGCCATTATCGAAGAATCGACCGAGAAACTGCGGCGCCCGGCAATCTGAAACTCGATAATTTGCAAGAACCCATAGTGATAGTGCCGATCATCGAGTGGAGTACGATCGCAAAGAATGCCTTACGGTTCGCGATGACGCTGTCGCGCGAGGTCGAAGTGCTGCATATCGAAAGCGAAGAAAGTACCAACTCGCTCAAGCGGGTTTGGCCGTCGCGCGTGGAAGAGCCGGCGCGTGAGGCGAAGCAGACCGTCCCGCGGCTGACGGTGCTCAAGTCACCGTTTCGATTCGTGGTGCAGCCGATCATCGATCATGTCCTGGAGATCGAGCGTAAGAACCCGGATCGCACCATCGCGGTGCTGCTCCCGGAGCTCGTCGAACGGCAATGGTACCAATATTTTCTTCACAACCAGCGCGCCCGGATTCTCGCGGCTCGTCTGCTGACGCAGGGGACGCACCGAATCGTGATCGTCAATGTGCCCTGGTATCTGCGTTAG
- a CDS encoding integrase core domain-containing protein: MEAWRYDYNHMRPHGSLGALTPTEFAVLKGQEMQPPQEGEKTGGLYL; the protein is encoded by the coding sequence ATCGAAGCGTGGCGATACGATTACAATCACATGCGACCGCACGGCAGTCTCGGCGCCTTGACGCCGACCGAGTTCGCGGTGCTTAAAGGACAGGAAATGCAACCGCCCCAGGAGGGCGAAAAAACCGGCGGACTCTACTTATGA
- a CDS encoding FAD-dependent oxidoreductase, with protein sequence MAERCDVAIVGAGPGASIAAYILAKGGLEVIMFERGDYPGSKAMFGGVLYTTVLSKYFPDFPGANCVERHIIEKRFSMLSESNELALSFKFLDFEPPYYNHSFTALRAIFDRYLAKKAEEAGAVLVTQTVVDEVIASEGRVVGVRARREGGEVLANVVIAADGANSLIAQSAGLRGELPLSVILGVKEVVSLPREVIEDRFSLEGDEGAAYEYLGGGAVRGAMGAGFLYTNRDTISVGYGIPLGALKALGIQPDELLNEFKMHPVVRRLLRGTTPEEYSAHLIPEMTPHDLPHFVGDGIVVIGGAAGLVNANPLFHEGTNMAMASGVMAAETILQAHKAGNFSAKALEPYASRLRESFAWQDYDRYQGLTRMAETHPQFFNKYPYEFIKLARKLFSVAPTDDGMQVPKRALELAVADHVLAELGLMSFGLDLLDAAKAAMF encoded by the coding sequence ATGGCCGAACGCTGTGACGTAGCGATCGTTGGAGCGGGGCCGGGCGCTTCGATTGCCGCATACATCCTCGCCAAGGGCGGGCTCGAAGTTATTATGTTCGAGCGCGGCGACTACCCGGGCTCAAAGGCGATGTTCGGTGGTGTGCTCTATACGACCGTGCTCAGCAAGTACTTCCCGGACTTTCCGGGAGCAAACTGCGTCGAGCGCCACATCATCGAAAAGCGTTTCTCGATGCTTTCAGAGAGCAATGAGCTTGCGCTCTCGTTCAAGTTCCTCGATTTCGAGCCTCCTTATTACAACCATTCGTTCACGGCCCTGCGCGCGATATTCGACCGCTACCTTGCCAAAAAGGCCGAAGAGGCGGGCGCAGTGCTGGTCACTCAGACGGTGGTCGACGAGGTAATCGCGAGCGAAGGCCGGGTGGTGGGAGTTCGCGCGCGGCGCGAGGGTGGCGAGGTGCTGGCCAACGTGGTGATCGCCGCCGACGGCGCCAATTCGCTGATCGCGCAGTCGGCGGGGCTTCGCGGTGAGCTTCCGCTCTCGGTGATCCTCGGCGTCAAGGAGGTCGTCTCCCTGCCGCGCGAAGTCATTGAGGATCGCTTTTCGCTGGAAGGAGATGAAGGCGCGGCGTACGAGTATCTCGGCGGCGGCGCGGTGCGGGGCGCGATGGGGGCGGGCTTCCTCTACACCAACCGCGACACGATTTCCGTAGGCTATGGGATCCCGCTTGGCGCACTCAAAGCGCTGGGCATCCAGCCCGACGAGCTGCTGAACGAATTCAAGATGCATCCGGTGGTGCGCCGTCTGCTGCGTGGCACCACGCCGGAGGAGTACTCGGCGCATCTGATTCCGGAGATGACGCCGCACGATCTGCCGCATTTCGTGGGCGACGGGATTGTCGTAATCGGCGGCGCCGCCGGGCTGGTCAATGCGAACCCGCTATTCCACGAGGGCACCAATATGGCGATGGCCTCGGGCGTGATGGCGGCCGAGACGATTCTCCAGGCGCACAAGGCGGGCAACTTTTCGGCCAAGGCGCTCGAGCCCTACGCGAGCCGGCTTCGCGAGAGCTTCGCGTGGCAGGATTACGATCGCTATCAGGGGCTGACGCGGATGGCCGAGACCCATCCCCAGTTCTTCAACAAATACCCCTACGAATTCATCAAGCTCGCGCGCAAGCTGTTTTCTGTGGCGCCCACCGATGACGGGATGCAGGTGCCCAAGCGCGCGCTTGAGCTGGCGGTCGCGGACCACGTGCTCGCCGAGCTCGGGCTGATGAGCTTCGGCCTGGACCTTCTCGATGCCGCCAAGGCGGCCATGTTCTAA